Proteins from a genomic interval of Rattus norvegicus strain BN/NHsdMcwi chromosome 2, GRCr8, whole genome shotgun sequence:
- the Sprr1a gene encoding cornifin-A, with translation MSSHQQKQPCTVPPQLHQQQVKQPCQPPPQEPCAPKTKEPCHPIPEPCNPKVPEPCQPKVPEPCQPKVPEPCQPKVPEPCQPKVPEPCQPKVPEPCQPKVPEPCHPKAPEPCHPVVPEPCQPVAPEPCQPVVPEPCPPTVTPSPYQQKTKQK, from the coding sequence ATGAGTTCCCACCAGCAGAAGCAGCCTTGCACTGTACCCCCTCAGCTGCACCAGCAGCAGGTGAAACAGCCTTGCCAGCCACCACCCCAGGAACCTTGTGCTCCCAAAACTAAGGAGCCCTGTCACCCTATTCCTGAGCCCTGCAACCCCAAGGTGCCAGAGCCCTGCCAGCCTAAGGTGCCAGAGCCTTGTCAACCTAAGGTGCCAGAGCCTTGCCAGCCTAAGGTGCCAGAGCCTTGCCAGCCTAAGGTGCCAGAGCCTTGCCAGCCTAAGGTGCCAGAGCCCTGCCAGCCTAAGGTGCCAGAGCCCTGCCATCCCAAGGCACCTGAGCCCTGCCACCCTGTTGTTCCCGAGCCCTGCCAGCCTGTTGCTCCTGAGCCCTGCCAGCCTGTTGTTCCTGAACCCTGCCCCCCAACTGTCACTCCATCACCATACCAGCAGAAGACAAAGCAGAAGTAA